From one Suricata suricatta isolate VVHF042 chromosome 8, meerkat_22Aug2017_6uvM2_HiC, whole genome shotgun sequence genomic stretch:
- the C8H1orf109 gene encoding uncharacterized protein C1orf109 homolog isoform X2, whose product MTQVQPLLAVQEALKQCFPVVEEQQGLWQSALGDCQPLLLSLSNLAEQLQAAENLRFEDVPPLRAFPDLKERLRRKQLLAGDVVLDKLQERLTALLKVRDTVSSHVERVLQVYERHADTVGIDGVLQASVVSPSVADMLEWLQDIERHYRNSYLKRKYLLSSIQWGDPASIQALPKAWDRISEDEHQDFVRDTLLNVSFFLAE is encoded by the exons ATGACTCAAGTCCAACCTTTGCTTGCGGTGCAGGAGGCCCTGAAGCAGTGCTTCCCGGTGGTTGAGGAGCAGCAGGGCCTGTGGCAGAGCGCGCTCGGGGACTGCCAGCCCCTCCTGCTGTCCCTCAGCAACCTGGCAGAGCAGCTGCAGGCGGCCGAGAACCTGCGGTTTGAGGACGTGCCACCACTTCGGGCCTTCCCAGACCTAAAGGAGCGGCTGAGGCGCAAGCAGCTGTTGGCTGGCGACGTTGTCTTGGACAAGCTACAGGAGAGGCT AACCGCCCTCCTCAAGGTGCGGGACACCGTCAGCAGCCATGTGGAGCGAGTGCTTCAGGTCTATGAGCGGCATGCAGACACGGTTGGCATTGATGGTGTCCTCCAGGCTTCCGTCGTGAGCCCTTCTGTGGCTGACATGTTGGAATGGTTGCAGGATATCGAGAGACATTATCGAAATTC TTACCTGAAGAGAAAGTACCTCCTGTCCTCCATCCAGTGGGGGGACCCGGCAAGCATCCAAGCTCTGCCCAAGGCCTGGGACCGGATTTCAGAAGACGAACACCAAGACTTTGTACGAG ATACCCTTCTGAATGTTTCCTTCTTCCTGGCAGAGTAA
- the C8H1orf109 gene encoding uncharacterized protein C1orf109 homolog isoform X3 translates to MTQVQPLLAVQEALKQCFPVVEEQQGLWQSALGDCQPLLLSLSNLAEQLQAAENLRFEDVPPLRAFPDLKERLRRKQLLAGDVVLDKLQERLTALLKVRDTVSSHVERVLQVYERHADTVGIDGVLQASVVSPSVADMLEWLQDIERHYRNSYLKRKYLLSSIQWGDPASIQALPKAWDRISEDEHQDFVRE, encoded by the exons ATGACTCAAGTCCAACCTTTGCTTGCGGTGCAGGAGGCCCTGAAGCAGTGCTTCCCGGTGGTTGAGGAGCAGCAGGGCCTGTGGCAGAGCGCGCTCGGGGACTGCCAGCCCCTCCTGCTGTCCCTCAGCAACCTGGCAGAGCAGCTGCAGGCGGCCGAGAACCTGCGGTTTGAGGACGTGCCACCACTTCGGGCCTTCCCAGACCTAAAGGAGCGGCTGAGGCGCAAGCAGCTGTTGGCTGGCGACGTTGTCTTGGACAAGCTACAGGAGAGGCT AACCGCCCTCCTCAAGGTGCGGGACACCGTCAGCAGCCATGTGGAGCGAGTGCTTCAGGTCTATGAGCGGCATGCAGACACGGTTGGCATTGATGGTGTCCTCCAGGCTTCCGTCGTGAGCCCTTCTGTGGCTGACATGTTGGAATGGTTGCAGGATATCGAGAGACATTATCGAAATTC TTACCTGAAGAGAAAGTACCTCCTGTCCTCCATCCAGTGGGGGGACCCGGCAAGCATCCAAGCTCTGCCCAAGGCCTGGGACCGGATTTCAGAAGACGAACACCAAGACTTTGTACGAG AGTAA
- the C8H1orf109 gene encoding uncharacterized protein C1orf109 homolog isoform X1 produces MTQVQPLLAVQEALKQCFPVVEEQQGLWQSALGDCQPLLLSLSNLAEQLQAAENLRFEDVPPLRAFPDLKERLRRKQLLAGDVVLDKLQERLTALLKVRDTVSSHVERVLQVYERHADTVGIDGVLQASVVSPSVADMLEWLQDIERHYRNSKLPEEKVPPVLHPVGGPGKHPSSAQGLGPDFRRRTPRLCTRYPSECFLLPGRVRKRCVYQQTGGTRLKSDTGALWCF; encoded by the exons ATGACTCAAGTCCAACCTTTGCTTGCGGTGCAGGAGGCCCTGAAGCAGTGCTTCCCGGTGGTTGAGGAGCAGCAGGGCCTGTGGCAGAGCGCGCTCGGGGACTGCCAGCCCCTCCTGCTGTCCCTCAGCAACCTGGCAGAGCAGCTGCAGGCGGCCGAGAACCTGCGGTTTGAGGACGTGCCACCACTTCGGGCCTTCCCAGACCTAAAGGAGCGGCTGAGGCGCAAGCAGCTGTTGGCTGGCGACGTTGTCTTGGACAAGCTACAGGAGAGGCT AACCGCCCTCCTCAAGGTGCGGGACACCGTCAGCAGCCATGTGGAGCGAGTGCTTCAGGTCTATGAGCGGCATGCAGACACGGTTGGCATTGATGGTGTCCTCCAGGCTTCCGTCGTGAGCCCTTCTGTGGCTGACATGTTGGAATGGTTGCAGGATATCGAGAGACATTATCGAAATTC GAAGTTACCTGAAGAGAAAGTACCTCCTGTCCTCCATCCAGTGGGGGGACCCGGCAAGCATCCAAGCTCTGCCCAAGGCCTGGGACCGGATTTCAGAAGACGAACACCAAGACTTTGTACGAG ATACCCTTCTGAATGTTTCCTTCTTCCTGGCAGAGTAAGGAAGCGGTGTGTTTATCAGCAAACTGGTGGGACACGGTTGAAGAGCGACACTGGTGCATTGTGGTGTTTCTGA